In the Rubidibacter lacunae KORDI 51-2 genome, one interval contains:
- a CDS encoding GGDEF domain-containing response regulator, with the protein MYTIGCIQRVLLLEDNPAETHMLAELFSDVRDNPFVLVPTTRLARGLAKLQAVRDVSEGAQAFAAVLLDLYLPDSDGIETLLKVKAIAPNLPVVVLAAARDRKLAVQILQQGAQDLLVKSGLEGELLVRSLQHAIHRQQAEERLRQQIERERLLAGIVERVRQSLDMQDILLTTAREVQQFLQVTQVVIAPCAPDPDGCLKFTANNPASDRAGSWRWQRCSFCGESLRAEPHTQSTLPVFSRSTAILTVPILNIASAATERLWGTIAIYDWRHARQWLPWETEFLSHLAGQLEVAIHQAQLYRQLAHANSELLRQATRDGLTGRANRRYFDRRLAEEWRRLSRLRQPLAAIMVDIDCFKSFNDTYGHLAGDLCLRTIAEVLDRSARRPADLVARYGGEEFVLLLPETDMTGALAVAENICRQVAALRWPHINSPVRPFVTLSLGVTASIPQLSQSSDWLVATADVALYNAKRLGRDRVGLVGVARSELPVADETAIGCYTKFEAGICLHDSIQ; encoded by the coding sequence GTGTATACAATCGGTTGCATTCAGCGAGTTCTGCTTTTAGAGGACAATCCAGCAGAAACTCATATGCTAGCGGAGCTATTCAGCGACGTTAGAGACAATCCATTTGTACTCGTGCCGACCACGCGTCTGGCGCGAGGTTTGGCAAAGTTACAAGCGGTCCGTGATGTATCGGAGGGCGCGCAAGCATTTGCTGCAGTACTTCTAGACTTATATCTTCCTGATAGTGACGGTATCGAAACCTTATTGAAGGTGAAGGCAATTGCCCCCAACTTACCCGTGGTCGTGCTCGCAGCAGCACGCGATCGCAAACTAGCCGTGCAAATACTTCAGCAAGGTGCTCAGGATTTATTGGTCAAGAGCGGGCTCGAAGGAGAGCTGCTGGTGCGATCGCTGCAGCATGCAATTCACCGCCAGCAAGCCGAGGAACGGTTGCGCCAGCAGATCGAGCGCGAAAGACTGCTCGCCGGTATTGTCGAGCGCGTGCGTCAGTCTCTGGACATGCAAGATATTCTGCTCACGACAGCACGCGAGGTGCAGCAGTTCTTACAGGTAACTCAGGTAGTCATTGCCCCATGCGCACCCGATCCGGACGGCTGTCTAAAGTTCACTGCCAACAATCCTGCCAGCGATCGGGCCGGATCGTGGAGATGGCAGAGGTGCAGCTTCTGCGGAGAGTCTTTGCGAGCCGAACCGCATACGCAGTCGACCTTGCCGGTCTTCAGTCGTTCTACAGCGATCCTCACTGTTCCGATTTTGAATATTGCTTCGGCCGCCACCGAGCGTTTGTGGGGCACGATCGCCATCTACGACTGGCGTCACGCGCGCCAGTGGCTGCCCTGGGAAACCGAATTTCTCTCGCACCTAGCCGGTCAGTTAGAAGTTGCCATCCACCAGGCACAGCTCTACCGGCAACTCGCGCACGCAAATTCAGAACTGTTGCGACAGGCAACCCGCGATGGGTTGACCGGTAGGGCTAACCGTCGCTACTTCGATAGGCGGCTGGCTGAGGAGTGGCGGCGGCTGAGCCGGTTGAGACAGCCACTAGCTGCAATCATGGTCGATATTGACTGTTTTAAGAGCTTTAACGATACCTACGGACATCTAGCGGGCGATCTGTGCCTGCGAACCATTGCCGAGGTATTGGACCGGTCTGCCCGCCGCCCGGCCGATCTGGTTGCACGCTATGGAGGTGAAGAGTTCGTATTGTTGCTGCCTGAAACCGATATGACCGGGGCTCTTGCTGTGGCCGAGAACATCTGCCGGCAAGTCGCCGCTCTACGCTGGCCGCACATTAACTCGCCTGTACGTCCGTTCGTTACCCTCAGTTTGGGTGTAACTGCCAGCATTCCCCAGCTATCACAGTCGTCAGATTGGCTCGTGGCAACAGCGGATGTTGCTCTATATAATGCCAAGCGCCTCGGGCGAGATCGTGTCGGCCTTGTCGGTGTTGCGCGATCCGAGCTTCCTGTTGCTGACGAAACAGCGATTGGGTGTTACACCAAGTTTGAAGCAGGCATTTGTTTACACGATAGTATCCAGTAA
- a CDS encoding ribonuclease III domain-containing protein: MEWNPTDVEDKLHLQFKSEEMLRLALTDLSYAEQANEPETNNIRLEYLGRSVLELAIADYLYRFCPYLETGKCARLVEKLAGSDRLTSLWFHLDLGNTYPFLAASESRPLLRKQAQNPFEKTLRAVVGAIHRDRGYVQARNWLQKHLIAPLLEKHLKKITERKEPEKQLRWLGDLLLPAILDDHLFEMLPEVDVDLLCALRRALTTNAFQTTWAQHLTDADRERLLNPRGTKPVQMLLAQAFLDYSSENEKLAFRQARDWFVERFLDKEAILREAIVRLQARGVPQKWLVHNVLGYSSKDYHDGRDRLQEILTGKSAKQNAEEKQGEEE, translated from the coding sequence ATGGAATGGAATCCCACAGACGTCGAAGATAAGCTGCACCTGCAGTTCAAATCTGAGGAAATGTTGCGACTGGCGCTGACGGACCTTTCCTACGCCGAACAGGCGAACGAACCGGAAACGAACAACATTCGCCTCGAGTATCTGGGACGGTCGGTGCTGGAGTTGGCGATCGCGGATTATCTCTACCGATTTTGTCCGTACCTGGAAACGGGGAAATGCGCGCGATTGGTGGAAAAGCTGGCGGGGAGCGATCGGCTGACGAGCTTGTGGTTCCATCTGGACCTAGGCAATACCTACCCGTTTCTGGCTGCCTCGGAGTCGCGGCCGCTGTTGCGCAAGCAGGCGCAAAACCCGTTTGAGAAAACCCTTCGAGCCGTGGTAGGGGCCATTCATCGCGATCGCGGCTACGTGCAAGCGCGCAATTGGCTGCAGAAACACCTCATTGCGCCGTTACTAGAGAAACACCTCAAGAAGATTACCGAGCGCAAAGAGCCGGAGAAACAATTGCGGTGGCTGGGAGATCTGTTGCTGCCGGCAATTCTGGATGACCACTTGTTTGAGATGCTGCCAGAGGTCGATGTGGACCTGTTGTGCGCGCTGCGCCGGGCGCTAACGACAAACGCGTTTCAGACCACCTGGGCGCAGCATTTAACGGATGCCGATCGCGAGCGATTGCTGAATCCGCGGGGCACGAAGCCGGTACAAATGCTGCTGGCACAAGCGTTTTTGGATTACTCGTCCGAGAACGAGAAACTAGCGTTTCGGCAAGCGCGGGACTGGTTTGTAGAGCGCTTCCTCGATAAGGAAGCAATTTTGCGAGAGGCGATCGTGCGGCTACAGGCACGTGGAGTGCCGCAGAAGTGGCTCGTCCACAACGTTCTCGGCTACTCCAGCAAGGACTACCACGACGGCCGCGATCGTCTCCAGGAAATTCTCACGGGTAAATCGGCGAAGCAGAACGCGGAAGAGAAGCAAGGCGAAGAAGAGTAA
- a CDS encoding class I fructose-bisphosphate aldolase: MGAYAQELRATAKAMVARGKGIMAMDESNGTCNKRFAALGIPTTEEYRQVYRQLILTAPNLSNYISGPILYDETIRQSTTDGTPFVQFIQDAGMIPGIKVDTGAKDMAGHPGEKVTEGLDNLRDRIAEYYAMGARFAKWRAVITIDTAGDLPSWGCIEANAHGLARYAALCQEGGLVPIVEPEVLIDGDHTIERCLEVTDRTLAEVFVQLRNQRVEFDQMVLKPSMVIAGKTCLQQAGVDEVAAATIQCLQKNVPATVAGIAFLSGGQSIENSSAHLNAMNVKFRDRCPWPVTFSYARAIQQPALDYWRGDSRRIPEAQQRLLRRAEFNSAASLGQYSSKMEQALAGV; encoded by the coding sequence ATGGGAGCATACGCTCAAGAACTCAGAGCGACAGCGAAAGCGATGGTCGCTCGAGGCAAAGGCATCATGGCTATGGATGAGAGCAACGGCACCTGCAACAAGCGGTTTGCCGCTCTCGGTATCCCTACTACGGAAGAGTACCGGCAAGTCTACCGTCAGTTGATCCTGACAGCACCCAACTTGTCGAATTACATCAGCGGTCCCATTTTGTACGATGAGACGATCCGTCAGTCAACGACAGATGGAACGCCGTTCGTACAGTTCATCCAGGATGCCGGCATGATTCCCGGAATCAAGGTGGACACTGGCGCTAAAGATATGGCGGGTCATCCGGGTGAAAAAGTCACGGAAGGGCTGGACAACTTACGCGATCGCATCGCCGAATACTATGCGATGGGCGCGCGATTTGCGAAGTGGCGGGCAGTGATTACAATCGACACGGCTGGGGATCTTCCCAGTTGGGGCTGCATTGAGGCAAATGCCCACGGTTTGGCTCGCTATGCCGCACTTTGCCAGGAAGGTGGCTTGGTGCCGATTGTCGAACCGGAAGTTCTGATTGATGGAGACCATACCATCGAACGCTGTCTAGAAGTTACAGACCGCACCTTGGCAGAGGTTTTTGTCCAGCTCCGGAACCAGCGTGTTGAATTCGACCAGATGGTTCTGAAACCGAGTATGGTAATCGCTGGCAAAACTTGCCTGCAGCAAGCAGGCGTGGATGAGGTTGCTGCAGCAACCATTCAATGCTTGCAAAAGAACGTTCCGGCGACGGTGGCGGGAATTGCTTTCCTGTCCGGCGGGCAATCCATCGAGAATTCCTCCGCTCACCTCAACGCCATGAATGTCAAATTTAGGGATCGCTGCCCTTGGCCCGTGACCTTCTCCTATGCCCGCGCGATTCAGCAGCCCGCATTGGATTACTGGCGTGGAGACAGCCGCCGCATTCCGGAGGCGCAGCAGCGCCTGTTGCGACGGGCCGAGTTCAACAGTGCCGCAAGTCTCGGTCAATACAGCAGCAAGATGGAACAAGCCCTGGCTGGTGTCTAA
- a CDS encoding DUF7219 family protein, with the protein MTNPNGSGSNKDKFLYPRHRYYGEVKPEYIVFNANLQEFAQRVSYTCNLETGGKIAPEVAFRQIKSCWNQLKRSYKGLGIEDEPPNDEDGSKGA; encoded by the coding sequence ATGACCAATCCTAATGGTTCAGGCTCGAACAAGGATAAGTTCTTGTATCCTCGACACCGTTACTACGGTGAGGTTAAACCCGAATACATAGTTTTCAATGCAAATCTGCAAGAATTTGCCCAGCGCGTCAGCTACACCTGCAACCTCGAAACAGGCGGGAAAATTGCGCCTGAGGTGGCTTTCCGGCAGATCAAGTCTTGCTGGAACCAGCTCAAACGCTCCTACAAGGGGCTCGGTATTGAGGATGAGCCACCTAATGATGAAGACGGGAGCAAGGGGGCTTGA
- a CDS encoding DUF445 domain-containing protein: MHCVQRALELAVILKFALPPVAGAVIGYFTNSIAIKMLFYPYSPVFIGKRRLPFTPGLIPRNQERLAQRVADTIMGSLLTPSELQKLARRLLQPERVEAAILWLLQSSLKQLEGDRETKTARLLAQVLRDLTGGSLPRLIGVLARRDDFLKTQIDRIFDRVLLEFQFSELQARQLADWILQVALPPDALRRALVELLTERNIQTIDSTFREKTSGTVWVFANFFSGLQNGLARLRAFCLDEPETANARIEELILTLEVRNRLRDWFQSLSLQSLPVSTVRQLRRTCRESVRGYVQQRGGNVLQGLGETVDWENIALLLVRRLRSSEAVQASLGTVSTELAAILERYLEQDLERIVAQAIPILAIDRVIVDRVIATPPEQLETTVNAIVKNELQAIVNLGGVLGFIVGAMQAGIFFFLSSYSS, encoded by the coding sequence TTGCATTGCGTGCAGCGGGCCTTGGAACTTGCCGTCATCCTGAAATTCGCGTTGCCGCCAGTGGCCGGAGCCGTTATCGGCTACTTCACGAACAGCATTGCAATCAAGATGCTGTTTTATCCTTACTCGCCGGTCTTCATCGGCAAGCGGCGTCTACCCTTTACGCCGGGTTTAATTCCGCGCAACCAAGAGCGCCTGGCGCAGCGAGTGGCCGACACGATCATGGGCTCGCTGCTGACCCCCTCGGAGTTGCAAAAGCTGGCACGACGGTTGCTGCAGCCGGAGCGAGTGGAAGCGGCGATACTGTGGTTGCTGCAGTCCTCGCTCAAGCAGCTTGAAGGCGATCGCGAGACTAAAACTGCGCGGCTGCTCGCACAGGTGTTGCGCGATCTGACCGGGGGGTCGCTGCCGCGTTTGATCGGCGTGTTGGCGCGGCGCGATGATTTTCTTAAGACTCAAATCGATCGGATTTTCGATCGCGTCCTGTTAGAGTTCCAGTTCAGCGAGCTGCAGGCTCGGCAGCTCGCTGATTGGATTTTGCAAGTCGCGCTACCACCAGACGCATTACGCCGCGCGCTCGTCGAGCTGCTGACGGAGCGCAACATTCAAACAATCGATTCGACCTTCCGCGAGAAAACTAGCGGGACGGTGTGGGTATTTGCCAATTTTTTTAGCGGTTTGCAAAATGGTTTGGCGCGCTTGCGCGCGTTTTGTCTGGACGAGCCCGAAACGGCAAATGCGCGGATCGAGGAGCTCATCCTGACATTGGAGGTCCGCAACCGCTTGCGCGACTGGTTCCAGAGCCTGTCGCTACAAAGCTTGCCGGTGTCCACCGTCCGCCAACTGCGCCGGACATGCCGCGAGTCGGTGCGCGGTTACGTCCAACAGCGCGGGGGAAACGTGCTACAAGGATTGGGCGAAACCGTCGATTGGGAAAATATCGCGCTGTTGTTAGTGCGGCGGTTGCGGTCGTCTGAGGCGGTGCAGGCGTCTTTAGGAACAGTCAGCACAGAGCTGGCGGCGATTCTAGAGCGCTACCTCGAGCAAGACCTCGAACGCATTGTTGCTCAAGCAATCCCGATTTTGGCGATCGATCGCGTCATTGTCGATCGTGTTATTGCCACGCCCCCCGAGCAGCTCGAGACCACCGTAAACGCGATCGTCAAAAACGAACTACAAGCGATCGTCAACCTCGGTGGCGTACTGGGCTTTATAGTAGGTGCAATGCAAGCTGGAATCTTTTTCTTTCTTTCCAGCTATAGCAGTTGA
- the psb34 gene encoding photosystem II assembly protein Psb34, which yields MPYVEEDGGRLNNYAITPKIYRADPPTASQKRNYIILGALSTVLLAGLMFVAVVASNSVA from the coding sequence ATGCCTTACGTAGAAGAAGACGGCGGTCGCTTAAATAATTACGCCATCACTCCTAAAATCTACAGGGCCGACCCGCCGACGGCCAGCCAGAAGCGCAACTACATCATCTTGGGTGCTCTTTCGACAGTTTTGCTGGCGGGTTTAATGTTTGTCGCTGTGGTTGCGTCCAACTCCGTTGCCTAG
- the psbP gene encoding photosystem II reaction center PsbP, which translates to MTRLALAFAIALLYLGSVGCSTGVSGLQAYVNATRGYEFRYPNGWVEVTVDSGSSEIDLVLRDFVERTENLSVAIGDVAPGKTLAALGSPSEVGYRLLKNAIAPAGADRKADLVGAELGNVGTQTYYRLEYAVTLPSGQQRHNLASVAVSHDKLFTFNVSVPERRWQRLSAVYEAMVDSFRVY; encoded by the coding sequence ATGACTAGGCTAGCTCTAGCTTTCGCGATCGCGTTGCTGTACCTGGGTTCGGTCGGCTGCAGCACCGGCGTCAGCGGTTTGCAGGCTTATGTGAACGCGACGAGGGGCTATGAGTTCCGCTATCCGAACGGGTGGGTAGAAGTGACTGTTGATAGCGGCTCGAGCGAGATCGACTTGGTCTTGCGCGATTTTGTTGAACGGACCGAAAATCTCAGCGTCGCGATCGGCGATGTGGCACCGGGCAAGACGTTGGCAGCGCTGGGTTCGCCGTCCGAGGTCGGCTATCGCTTGCTGAAGAACGCGATCGCACCAGCGGGTGCAGACCGTAAAGCCGATCTCGTCGGGGCCGAGTTGGGGAACGTCGGCACTCAAACCTACTATCGACTGGAATACGCGGTCACCTTGCCGAGCGGGCAGCAGCGCCACAATTTGGCTAGCGTGGCGGTCAGCCACGACAAACTATTCACCTTCAACGTGTCCGTTCCGGAACGACGGTGGCAACGCCTTAGTGCCGTGTACGAGGCTATGGTCGATTCGTTCCGCGTGTATTGA
- a CDS encoding IS5 family transposase — translation MGEKGLGIGSNAKPSWQNRSTCSCRSRGLPWDSFRPTLNQIHEKERKSNAGRKPWDVVLMFKLLILQQLYNSSDDELEHQVTDRLSFVRFTGLGIEDAVPDAKTVWLFREQLKERELTEELFPQFGVYLRQAGYQARGSQMVDATLVPVPSSTTAVKRTRQSSGERHRRSGSSSLRSERRKTARHDGPRSTAALLRLQVHVGVDREYKLICTYTVTNASGHDSQALESYETEGTWETSFGETARIAVSSRNRYWQRWE, via the coding sequence ATGGGAGAAAAAGGCTTGGGGATTGGGAGCAACGCCAAGCCAAGCTGGCAAAACAGAAGCACTTGCTCGTGCCGCTCACGAGGTCTTCCCTGGGACAGCTTTCGCCCGACCCTCAACCAAATTCATGAGAAAGAACGAAAGAGCAACGCCGGACGCAAGCCGTGGGATGTGGTGCTGATGTTCAAGCTATTGATTCTGCAGCAGTTGTACAACAGCAGCGACGACGAACTCGAGCATCAAGTGACCGACCGGTTGTCGTTCGTGCGCTTCACGGGTCTGGGAATTGAGGACGCAGTCCCTGATGCTAAGACCGTGTGGCTGTTTCGAGAGCAGCTGAAAGAACGAGAACTGACGGAGGAATTATTCCCGCAGTTTGGCGTGTATCTCAGACAAGCCGGATATCAGGCGCGAGGCAGTCAAATGGTGGATGCGACGCTGGTGCCGGTGCCGAGTAGCACAACCGCCGTGAAGAGAACCAGGCAATCAAGCGGGGAGAGACACCGGAGGAGTGGCAGTAGCAGCCTAAGAAGCGAGCGCAGAAAGACTGCGAGGCACGATGGACCAAGAAGCACGGCAGCGTTACTCCGGCTACAAGTCCACGTGGGAGTAGACCGAGAGTACAAGCTGATTTGCACCTACACGGTGACAAATGCGAGCGGGCACGATTCGCAAGCTTTGGAGAGTTATGAGACGGAAGGAACGTGGGAGACGAGTTTTGGGGAGACAGCGCGTATCGCAGTGAGCAGCAGGAATAGGTATTGGCAGCGATGGGAATGA
- a CDS encoding NAD-dependent epimerase/dehydratase family protein yields MRIIILGGDGFCGWPTALHLSDQGHDIAIVDNLSRRNIDNELETDSLTPIQPMSVRLKTWQEISGKTISFYRLNIAREYDRLLALFRTYRPDVVVHFAEQRAAPYSMKSSTHKRYTVDNNLNATNNTLCAIVESGLDVHLVHLGTMGVYGYGTAGMKIPEGYLDIQVVTDDGRTIEKQILHPADPGSIYHMTKTQDQLFFYYYNKNDCVRITDLHQGVVWGTNTRQSQRDERLINRFDYDGDYGTVLNRFLMQAAIGHPLTVHGTGGQTRAFIHIQDTVRCIELAIDNPPAAGDRVKILNQVTETHRVRDLARIVSNLTGAEIQHLENPRNEAKENELFVENQCFLDMGLQPTKLERGLMQEVVEIASKYTDRCDRSKILCTSKWRQVHPEQLARV; encoded by the coding sequence ATGAGAATCATCATCCTCGGCGGAGATGGGTTCTGCGGCTGGCCGACGGCTTTGCATCTGTCCGACCAGGGGCACGACATTGCCATTGTCGATAACTTGTCGCGGCGCAACATCGACAACGAACTCGAAACCGACTCGCTGACGCCGATTCAGCCAATGTCCGTTCGCCTCAAAACCTGGCAGGAAATCTCTGGCAAGACCATCTCGTTCTATCGCCTAAATATTGCACGCGAATACGATCGCTTGCTCGCGTTGTTTCGTACCTACCGTCCCGACGTGGTCGTGCATTTTGCCGAGCAGCGGGCCGCTCCGTACTCGATGAAGTCCAGCACTCACAAACGCTACACCGTCGACAACAACCTCAACGCCACCAACAACACTTTGTGCGCGATCGTCGAGTCGGGTCTGGACGTGCATCTGGTGCACTTGGGCACGATGGGCGTTTATGGTTACGGCACGGCTGGGATGAAGATTCCCGAGGGCTATCTGGACATTCAGGTGGTCACTGACGACGGGCGCACGATCGAGAAGCAGATCCTGCACCCCGCCGATCCGGGCAGCATTTACCACATGACCAAGACCCAGGATCAACTTTTTTTCTATTATTACAACAAGAACGATTGCGTCCGCATCACCGACCTACACCAGGGCGTGGTTTGGGGAACGAATACCCGACAGTCCCAGCGCGACGAACGCCTCATCAATCGGTTTGACTACGACGGCGACTACGGTACGGTTCTCAACCGCTTCTTGATGCAAGCTGCCATCGGTCACCCGCTGACGGTCCACGGCACCGGCGGTCAGACGCGCGCGTTCATCCATATCCAAGACACGGTGCGCTGCATCGAGCTGGCCATCGACAATCCGCCGGCAGCAGGCGATCGCGTCAAAATCCTCAACCAGGTGACCGAGACCCACCGCGTCCGCGATCTAGCGCGGATCGTCTCAAATCTGACAGGAGCGGAGATCCAGCACCTGGAAAACCCACGCAACGAAGCGAAGGAAAACGAACTCTTTGTGGAGAACCAGTGCTTCCTGGACATGGGACTGCAGCCGACCAAACTGGAACGCGGGTTGATGCAAGAGGTCGTTGAGATCGCGAGCAAGTATACCGATCGCTGCGATCGCTCCAAGATCCTGTGCACGTCAAAGTGGCGTCAGGTGCATCCCGAGCAGCTGGCACGCGTCTAG
- the aspS gene encoding aspartate--tRNA ligase — MRTHYCGDVRAKHVGTTATLCGWVDRRRDHGGVVFLDLRDRAGVVQVVSDPERTPDSYVQAEAVRGEYVVRVTGRVSRRPDESLNPKLPTGEVEIYADRIEVLNGVGKQLPFPISTTETETVRENLRLKYRYLDLRRDRLNRNLRLRHAIVKAIRRYLEDEHQFVEVETPILTRSTPEGARDYLVPSRVNPGEWFALPQSPQLFKQLLMVAGFDRYYQIARCFRDEDLRADRQPEFTQLDMEMSFMSQEGILTLSEALICHIFRTVKGVELPQPFPRLTYADAMARYGCDRPDTRFGLELVDVSDIVKDSGFKVFSGAVKSGGLVKVLPIPGGNDAISNVRIKPGGDLFKEATTAGAKGIAFIRVRDGGNIDTIGAIEDNLTDEQKQELLARTGAEPGHLLLFGAGESTIVNKSLDRLRQVVGAELGLIDPEQLNLLWVTDFPMFEWNADEKRLEALHHPFTAPNPDDLDDLKTARARAFDLVLNGVEIGGGSLRIYQREIQERVFEAIGLAQEEAYAKFGFLLDAFEYGTPPHGGIAYGLDRLAMLIAGEESIRDVIAFPKTQQAACLLTEAPNAVDEKQLGELFVASTYEPDAD; from the coding sequence ATGCGGACGCATTATTGTGGCGACGTGCGCGCCAAGCACGTCGGTACGACAGCGACCCTGTGCGGGTGGGTCGATCGCCGTCGCGACCACGGCGGCGTGGTGTTCCTGGATTTGCGCGATCGCGCAGGGGTAGTGCAAGTCGTCAGCGATCCCGAGCGCACGCCGGACTCGTACGTGCAAGCCGAGGCAGTGCGCGGGGAATACGTCGTACGGGTGACAGGGCGCGTTAGCCGCCGTCCGGACGAGTCGCTCAATCCGAAGCTGCCAACCGGCGAGGTGGAGATTTACGCCGATCGCATCGAGGTGCTGAATGGCGTTGGCAAGCAGCTGCCGTTTCCGATATCGACGACGGAAACCGAGACCGTCCGCGAAAACCTGCGCCTGAAGTATCGCTACTTGGATTTGCGACGCGATCGCCTCAATCGCAATCTCCGCTTGCGTCATGCGATCGTCAAAGCCATTCGCCGCTATCTAGAAGACGAGCATCAGTTCGTCGAGGTCGAAACACCAATACTGACGCGATCGACCCCCGAAGGCGCGCGCGACTATTTGGTGCCATCGCGCGTGAATCCTGGAGAATGGTTCGCGCTGCCGCAATCGCCACAGTTGTTCAAACAGCTGCTGATGGTGGCGGGCTTCGATCGCTATTACCAAATTGCTCGCTGCTTCCGCGATGAAGACCTGCGCGCCGATCGCCAGCCGGAGTTCACGCAATTGGACATGGAAATGAGTTTCATGTCCCAAGAGGGAATTCTGACCCTGAGCGAAGCGTTGATCTGCCACATTTTCCGTACGGTCAAAGGGGTCGAGTTGCCGCAGCCGTTCCCGCGCCTGACCTATGCCGACGCCATGGCGCGCTACGGTTGCGATCGACCGGACACGCGCTTCGGGCTGGAGCTAGTTGACGTCTCGGACATCGTCAAGGACTCGGGGTTTAAGGTGTTTTCCGGCGCGGTGAAGAGCGGCGGCTTGGTGAAGGTGCTGCCGATTCCGGGCGGGAACGACGCGATTTCCAACGTTCGCATCAAACCGGGTGGCGATCTGTTCAAAGAGGCAACGACTGCCGGTGCCAAGGGCATCGCTTTTATCCGCGTTCGCGACGGCGGCAACATCGACACCATCGGCGCGATCGAAGACAATCTCACCGACGAACAAAAGCAAGAGCTCTTAGCGCGGACGGGTGCCGAACCGGGACATCTGCTGCTGTTTGGGGCCGGCGAGTCGACGATCGTTAACAAGTCGCTCGATCGCCTGCGTCAAGTTGTCGGCGCAGAGTTAGGACTCATCGACCCGGAGCAACTCAACCTGCTGTGGGTCACGGATTTTCCGATGTTCGAATGGAATGCTGACGAAAAGCGTCTCGAAGCGCTGCACCACCCCTTCACCGCGCCGAATCCCGACGATCTCGACGATTTGAAGACTGCCCGCGCTCGCGCTTTCGACTTGGTGTTAAACGGCGTCGAAATTGGCGGCGGCAGCTTGCGGATTTATCAGCGAGAGATTCAAGAGCGAGTATTTGAGGCAATCGGGCTAGCGCAGGAAGAAGCCTACGCCAAATTCGGGTTCTTGCTCGACGCGTTCGAGTACGGCACGCCGCCCCACGGCGGCATTGCCTACGGCTTGGACCGCCTTGCCATGTTGATTGCGGGCGAGGAATCCATCCGCGACGTGATTGCCTTCCCGAAGACGCAGCAGGCGGCCTGCTTGCTCACCGAAGCGCCAAATGCGGTAGACGAAAAGCAGCTCGGGGAACTCTTCGTCGCATCGACTTACGAACCTGACGCCGACTGA
- a CDS encoding Maf family protein: MGVRASARRIPQLVLASASPARRRLLDAAGFRPEVCRSHFDESQVQLDDPEALVCELATCKARVVAQQFSDRLILGCDSVLVFEGEVHGKPPTPAAAIARWQRMRGRWGTLLTGHAAIDQLQGGREIVRCGSTQVHFAWASDRAIADYVTSGEPLQCAGAFALEGRGGLFVEAIEGCHTNVIGLSLPLLRELLQSLGYEPSDFWADS, encoded by the coding sequence ATGGGAGTTCGCGCGAGTGCCCGCCGCATTCCACAATTGGTACTCGCATCGGCATCGCCCGCGCGCCGCCGCCTGTTAGATGCTGCCGGCTTCCGCCCGGAAGTATGCCGCAGCCACTTCGACGAGTCGCAGGTGCAGCTCGACGATCCTGAGGCGCTCGTGTGCGAGCTCGCCACTTGTAAGGCCCGCGTTGTTGCCCAGCAGTTTAGCGATCGCCTCATTCTCGGTTGCGATTCGGTTTTGGTCTTCGAGGGCGAGGTTCACGGGAAGCCACCGACGCCAGCGGCAGCGATCGCTCGCTGGCAGCGCATGCGCGGCCGGTGGGGTACCTTGTTGACCGGTCACGCCGCCATCGACCAACTGCAGGGCGGACGCGAAATCGTCCGCTGCGGCAGCACGCAGGTACACTTCGCCTGGGCGAGCGATCGCGCGATCGCGGATTACGTTACCAGCGGCGAACCGCTTCAGTGCGCTGGCGCATTCGCCCTCGAAGGACGCGGGGGGTTGTTCGTCGAAGCGATTGAAGGCTGCCATACCAACGTCATCGGCTTGAGCTTGCCGCTCCTGCGGGAGTTGCTGCAATCCCTCGGGTACGAACCCAGCGATTTCTGGGCAGATTCTTAA